A portion of the Burkholderia pseudomultivorans genome contains these proteins:
- a CDS encoding MFS transporter, translating into MDTTFAPAGATQGPAAAPASDIPTFRSIAAIAAVLLGAIISTLTSRITSLGLADIRGALGVGFDEGAWINTAFTAAQMFVGPLAIAAAFVFGTRRVLLAGAAVFLVVESVLPLCTRFNTFIALQSVAGCASGVFVPLTVGFVVRTLPPRLVAFGIAAYAMNLEMSLNLSATLEGWYSEHLSWRWLFWQNALLTVPFIVCLLLSLSTEPIRRFAAGIDMRGMLLGAGGFACLCIALDQGERLFWFESPLIVTLLAIGIVMVAAFLIHELASRRAGLDLGYLALPNVALLILLVGLVRFTVLNTSFIPSAFLASTYGLRPLQIGDTLRWIAMPQLLFAPCVAWLLQRVDPRRLIVAGFAMVGVAFALGARLTPVWAEPDFIPSQLLQALGQTMALTSVVFFFGKHVTAEHALTFGAVVQTTRLLSGQLGTTSIAVIQRIMEATHSNLVGLHVTRSDPQTLERLRAGAALLVSHGATFATGDQATYALLDRAVRVQATTLALADNFRVAMAFAAAGVLIGLLLRPARVQ; encoded by the coding sequence ATGGACACCACATTCGCCCCCGCCGGCGCGACACAGGGGCCGGCAGCCGCGCCGGCCTCCGACATCCCGACATTTCGTTCGATCGCCGCGATCGCGGCCGTGCTGCTCGGCGCGATCATCTCGACGCTGACGTCGCGCATCACGTCGCTCGGGCTGGCCGACATACGGGGCGCGCTCGGCGTCGGGTTCGACGAGGGCGCGTGGATCAACACGGCGTTCACCGCAGCGCAGATGTTCGTCGGGCCGCTCGCGATCGCCGCGGCCTTCGTGTTCGGCACGCGGCGCGTCCTGCTGGCAGGCGCCGCAGTATTCCTGGTGGTCGAAAGCGTGCTGCCGCTGTGCACGCGCTTCAATACGTTCATCGCGCTGCAGAGCGTGGCCGGCTGCGCGTCCGGCGTGTTCGTGCCGCTGACCGTCGGCTTCGTCGTGCGCACGCTGCCGCCGCGGCTCGTTGCGTTCGGCATTGCCGCCTATGCGATGAACCTCGAGATGTCGCTGAACCTGTCGGCGACGCTCGAAGGGTGGTACAGCGAACACCTGAGCTGGCGCTGGCTGTTCTGGCAGAACGCGCTGCTGACCGTGCCGTTCATCGTCTGCCTGCTGCTGTCGCTGTCCACCGAGCCGATCAGGCGCTTCGCAGCCGGTATCGACATGCGCGGCATGCTGCTCGGCGCCGGCGGCTTCGCGTGCCTCTGTATCGCGCTCGATCAGGGCGAGCGGCTGTTCTGGTTCGAGTCGCCGCTGATCGTCACGCTGCTGGCCATCGGTATCGTGATGGTGGCCGCCTTCCTGATCCACGAACTGGCGTCGCGACGAGCCGGCCTCGATCTCGGCTATCTCGCGCTGCCCAACGTCGCGCTGCTGATCCTGCTCGTCGGCCTCGTTCGCTTTACCGTGCTCAACACGAGCTTCATTCCGTCGGCGTTTCTCGCGAGCACCTACGGGCTTCGCCCGCTTCAGATCGGCGATACGCTGCGCTGGATCGCGATGCCGCAACTGCTGTTCGCGCCGTGCGTGGCCTGGCTGTTGCAGCGCGTCGATCCGCGCCGGCTGATCGTGGCCGGATTCGCGATGGTGGGAGTCGCCTTCGCGCTCGGCGCGCGCCTCACGCCCGTATGGGCCGAACCCGACTTCATTCCGTCGCAATTGCTGCAGGCATTGGGCCAGACGATGGCGCTCACCTCGGTCGTGTTCTTTTTCGGCAAGCATGTGACGGCCGAGCACGCGCTGACGTTCGGCGCCGTCGTGCAGACGACGCGCCTGCTGAGCGGGCAGCTCGGCACGACTTCGATCGCGGTGATCCAGCGCATCATGGAAGCTACCCATTCGAATCTCGTCGGTTTGCATGTTACGCGGTCGGATCCGCAAACGCTGGAGCGCCTGCGTGCCGGTGCGGCATTGCTCGTGTCGCATGGCGCGACCTTCGCGACCGGCGATCAGGCGACCTATGCACTGCTCGACCGGGCGGTGCGCGTCCAGGCGACCACGCTCGCGCTGGCCGACAATTTTCGCGTCGCGATGGCTTTCGCGGCTGCGGGCGTGTTGATCGGATTGCTGCTGAGGCCGGCGCGTGTGCAGTGA
- a CDS encoding DUF3331 domain-containing protein — translation MDAFNRWEHVMTLLAPSPAASCGAPSNLRDPVAARRRYRDDPPPASSGDVRRRCAIVATERQTDSSVLVSWSDPTRCRYDEQRWISARSRALGRCALTGMTIRPGDAIYKPQWRGAKRPANYREMILAAELDRFVIRFASS, via the coding sequence ATGGACGCATTCAATCGCTGGGAGCACGTGATGACGCTCCTCGCCCCGTCGCCCGCTGCAAGCTGCGGTGCACCATCGAATCTGCGCGACCCGGTCGCCGCGCGCCGCCGCTATCGTGACGATCCGCCGCCTGCGTCGAGCGGCGACGTGCGCCGCCGTTGCGCGATCGTCGCGACCGAGCGGCAGACCGACTCATCGGTGCTGGTGTCGTGGAGCGACCCGACGCGCTGCCGGTACGACGAGCAGCGCTGGATCAGCGCCAGGTCGCGCGCGCTTGGGCGCTGCGCGCTGACCGGCATGACGATTCGTCCCGGTGACGCGATCTATAAGCCGCAGTGGCGCGGAGCGAAGCGCCCGGCGAACTATCGGGAGATGATCCTCGCGGCCGAACTGGACCGGTTCGTCATCCGGTTCGCCAGTTCATGA
- a CDS encoding HlyD family secretion protein, with amino-acid sequence MTTPSQDTPARSRRWPIALIAASALLLVALLLYEFDAHDRGTDDAYVTGHLHVISPRVAGTVERVLVNDNQFVHAGDPLVQLDPRDFDVRVALQRARVAQARSEASRASALVEQSDATLVSAHADAEKAELDYARARELTRETPRGLSQQEFDAANAARTSARARIDAARAQRRSAQAAQQAADAVSNQNDAELRDAELQRRYTTVVAPSDGYVGKKTVETGEHVAPGQALLTLVEPHPWVVANFRETQLRHVRAGDAVRLRFDALPDLSFAGHVDSLSPATGGQFSLLPPDNATGNFTKVTQRVPVKILLDGPAAAEPRIRPGLSVVVTLQRSRELP; translated from the coding sequence GTGACCACCCCTTCGCAGGACACGCCCGCGCGGTCGCGCCGATGGCCGATCGCGCTGATCGCCGCAAGCGCTCTGCTGCTCGTCGCGCTGCTGCTCTATGAATTCGATGCGCACGATCGCGGCACCGACGACGCGTACGTGACGGGCCACCTGCACGTGATCTCGCCGCGCGTGGCTGGCACGGTCGAGCGCGTGCTGGTGAACGACAACCAGTTCGTGCACGCGGGCGACCCGCTCGTGCAGCTCGATCCGCGCGATTTCGACGTGCGCGTCGCACTGCAGCGGGCACGCGTCGCGCAGGCACGCTCGGAGGCAAGCCGCGCCAGTGCGCTGGTCGAGCAGAGCGACGCGACGCTCGTATCCGCGCATGCCGACGCGGAAAAGGCCGAGCTCGACTACGCCCGCGCGCGCGAGCTGACCCGCGAAACCCCACGCGGGCTGTCGCAACAGGAATTCGATGCCGCCAATGCGGCGCGCACGTCCGCCCGCGCCCGCATCGACGCGGCCCGAGCGCAGCGTCGCAGCGCGCAGGCCGCGCAGCAGGCCGCCGACGCCGTGTCGAACCAGAACGATGCCGAGTTGCGCGATGCGGAGCTGCAGCGCCGGTACACGACCGTCGTCGCGCCGTCCGACGGCTATGTCGGCAAGAAGACCGTCGAGACCGGCGAGCATGTCGCGCCCGGCCAGGCATTGCTGACGCTCGTCGAACCGCATCCGTGGGTCGTCGCGAACTTCCGCGAGACCCAGCTCCGGCATGTGCGGGCCGGCGACGCCGTGCGCCTGCGCTTCGACGCACTGCCGGACCTGAGCTTCGCAGGGCACGTCGACAGTCTGTCACCCGCGACCGGCGGGCAGTTTTCGCTGTTGCCGCCCGACAACGCGACCGGCAACTTCACGAAGGTCACGCAGCGCGTGCCCGTCAAGATCCTGCTCGACGGCCCGGCTGCGGCCGAGCCGCGCATTCGGCCGGGCCTGTCGGTCGTCGTCACGCTGCAGCGCAGCCGCGAGCTGCCATGA
- a CDS encoding HD domain-containing protein, with translation MGTRIAGIRIPDGPMAREAAAIVRASEPELLFRHAMRVFAFASILGRRRDIAFDAELLYVSALFHDFGLTERYRHSRQRFEIDGANAAHAFLDAHGVAADDAAEVWRAIALHATFGIHPYMTPLTMLLGAGIETDLFARHFDEVSRSARDEILRAWPRGPGFKELFLEALGAGIAHRPATAFGNVCADVLERCDPDYRRTNFCGLVLGSKWID, from the coding sequence ATGGGCACCCGTATCGCCGGCATCCGGATTCCCGACGGCCCGATGGCGCGCGAGGCCGCCGCGATCGTGCGCGCCAGCGAACCAGAACTGCTGTTCCGCCACGCGATGCGCGTGTTCGCGTTTGCATCGATCCTCGGTCGGCGTCGCGATATCGCGTTCGATGCCGAACTGCTGTACGTCTCCGCGCTGTTCCATGACTTCGGCCTGACCGAGCGCTACCGGCATTCGCGCCAACGCTTCGAGATCGACGGCGCGAACGCCGCGCACGCGTTCCTCGACGCACACGGCGTCGCCGCCGACGATGCGGCGGAGGTCTGGCGCGCGATCGCGCTGCATGCGACGTTCGGCATTCACCCGTACATGACGCCATTGACGATGCTGCTCGGCGCCGGCATCGAGACGGATCTCTTCGCGCGTCATTTCGACGAAGTGAGCCGCTCCGCACGCGATGAAATCCTGCGCGCATGGCCGCGCGGCCCGGGTTTCAAGGAGTTGTTCCTCGAGGCGCTTGGTGCGGGAATCGCCCATCGCCCGGCGACTGCGTTCGGCAACGTCTGCGCCGACGTGCTCGAACGTTGCGACCCGGACTATCGTCGGACGAATTTCTGCGGCCTGGTGCTCGGCTCCAAATGGATCGACTGA